The genomic DNA GTGAGAAATCCGGGGTgtcctggaggggctggagcaaggcaggagctggatcCCTTCAGGAGGGATCGCACtgattgatgaatggaaaaagatatttgcttttacaaataaacattaggtttgctgataaatgaaattaggCGTTGGAAGATGAAAGGAACAATGGAGtagaaaaacccctaaattctgtaagaaataaaaatgaaaagggagggTTATACATTAGAGGAAAAATTTCTGGGATCAGGTGTTTTGGGAAGTCTGTGCCTCTcagaagagagaagggaaatgcagcgaggaaattgggataaaaaggaggctgcgtCCTCCAAAAATCTgagagaccccaggggaatgccccatggcctgTCCCTTTACTGGAATAAAGCCtaaggactcctctgtctcgTTGTTTTTGCAGGGTGGctaggatgagggaagagacgagaattttgactccatgtttcagaaggctggtttattctattattatatatattgtattaaaaaCGCTGAactaaaactgtactaaaagaacagagagaaaggaatccTCAGAAAGTTAGACAAGAGTAGAATGGAATGCTAACAAAGGCtcgtgactgaccagagagtctgagccagctgcatccttgattggttattgaGTAGAAACACTTAACATGGGTTAATCACCATGCTCCTGTtgcatccacagcagcagactgtcattgtttacatttttttttttccttgaggctcctcagcttctcaggagaagaaaatcctggcaaaaggattttcatagaAATGTCCTGGTGGCATCTCCTTTTTGGACACAAACCTGTGATTAGTTTGTGGATTAATCTCCCCGTTCCTCGGCAGGAGCACGCCGTGGTGAACCTGGCCAGCATGGACGTGGAGGCGCCGCTGTCCATGGCGCTGAACCTGTCGGAGCTGGCACACAAGGAGCacatcctggagctgctgccggCGCTGGAGCCGCTGGAGAACCGCGTGCGCTACGCCATCGCCCAGGGCAACGACCAGGGGCTCTTCCGCATCCACCACAAGGAGGGGCTCAGCTTCCTGCACCTGGGCCGCAAGAAAATCCTGCCGGGCACCTACCTGCTGGAGATCGTGAGCGTGGCCCTGCCCCGCCGGCGGGAACTGCACAAACTCGAGGCCAGCAACCACCTCGACTACTTGGCGGGGGAGCTGGGCCAGGCACTGAGGatgaagctgcagctccagctctacTAAAGGCACCAGAGACCCCCCCCAAGCCCCACCCGACAGCGCAGCCCTGCCCCTCGCCACCCACCCCGGGAACAACgggctcctctcctgccaccgccgccgccgggaCAGCCGTGGGGAATGTCCCTGTGGGATCAGCCGTGGGGAATGTCCCTGTGGGATCAGCACCTGCCAGGACAGCCGTGGGGAATGTCCCTGTGGGATCAGCCGTGGGGAATGTCCCTGTGGGATCAGCACCTGCCAGGACAGCCGTGGGGAATGTCCCTGTGGGATCAGCCATGGGGAACATCCTTTTAGGATCAGCCACCACAGGAACAGCCGTGGGGAATGTCCTTTTAGGATCAGCCAGCACAGGAACAACCATGGGGAATGTCCTGGTGGGATCAGCCACCAGAGGAACAGCTGTGGGGAATGTCCTTTTAAGATCAGCCCTGGGGAATGTCCCTGTGGGATCAGCACCTGCCAGGACAGCTGTGGGGAATGTCCCTGTGGGATCAGCTCTGGGGAATGTCGCTGTGGGATCAGCCAGCACAGGAACAGCCATGGGGAATGTCCTTTTAGGATCAGCCGTGGGGAATGTCCCTGTGGGATCAGCCCTGGGAATGTCCCTGTGGGATTGGCGCCTCTGGGGACGCTCTGCTCTGGGGACCAAGCCCGAGCTGTGGAGCCGCAGCTCACAAAGCTCCCGACAGCCAAAGATTCCAAGCTCCTGAGCAGGGACTCCCTTCCCTTTGCTCCCACCTCTCCCCCTTGCCCAGGACACTCCCAGCTGGGATCTGCAGATTCCCGGGATAAAGGTGCAGATTCCCGGGATAAAGGTGCAGATTCCCGGGATAAAATAGGCTCATTCCTGGGATAAAAGGTGCAGATTCCCGGGATAAAAATGCTCATTCCCGGGATAAAGGTGCTCATTCCCAGGATAAAAGGTGCTCATTCCTGAAATAAAGGTGCTGATTCCCAGGATACAAGGTGCTGATTCCCAGGATACAAGGTGCTGATTCCCAGGATAAAAGATGCTCATTCCCGGGATAAAAAGGGCTCATTCCCGGGATAAAAAGGGCTCGTTCCTGGAATAAAGGTGCTCATTCCCACGGAACTGCCTCATCCCCAGGCCCGAGGTGCTCCGGGGAGCTGGTGCTGGTTCCTGGCCAGCGTTCTGCACTGTATCCATCCACCCTCCCATATTTATGGAAAACCAAAGGAATGCTGGCTCGGTGCTGTCAGGAGTGCATTTTCCCTCGGTGCTGTCAGGAGTGCATTTTCCCTCGGTGCTGTCAGGAGTGCATTTTCCCGTAGCTTTACATTTCTTTTGGAGGGGTGGGAATTTCTCTGGGGTGGGGGATGTGTGTGTTTACTGTATCGGGGCTCCAGGCAAACTTGAAAACTCTTCAAAGCAGCTCCAGACTCTGGATTTTGCAAGAGTCCCAGAGCTTGTGACAGGATGGGTGGCCTGATGTTTgggattgctttttttttttttttaattattatttttggtttgtttttttttccaacaggtgcttttttttttaaaaaaaaaaaaagaaaagaaaagaaaagaaaaaccaaaatccaaaaagtattattaataataataataataaattagcagagctgggtttgtgtgCGTGTGTTGAGCCAAAGTCTCAAAGCTCAAggtttcctctcctcctctctggtgtggtgttttggtttgttttttgggtttttttgttttttttttttttaatttgttttatattgACCTTTCttgctggttggtttttttggggggaagtGTTGAAACCCCAAACCTGTGCCCCTTGTCCCGCACAGAGAGGTGGCTCTTTGTggaattcctttttttgtatCGGAAGCAACGGcaacaataaaattattttgggttAAGTGGGGCTGTGTCTTTGTGTGGGCACTGGCTGGGCCCATCCAGCTCCAACCTGGAGCTTCCTTGGAGGCACAATTGGGAttgcccagcctggaggaggctccagggagagctcagagccccttccagagccTGAAGGGaccccaggagagctggggacaagggatggagggacaggacacagggagtggCTTCAGACTGGAACCGGGGAATTTGGGTGGGtattgggatggaattcctggctgggaggggctgggctggaattcccagagcagccggggctgtccctggagccctggcagtgcccagggccaggctggagcatcctgggacagtgggaggtgtccctgccatggcagggtggcactgggtgggctcgGCCGGGGTGGGGCCGATGGAGTCCAGCACAGACGCTGGGCCGTTCCAGGCCGATATTCCCGGTTTTAGGAAGCTCATCCCGGCTGCCGGAGCAGAAGGCGCCCGGTGCCAGCAGAGGGCGGGCGGGACTGCGGCACCGGGGGCCGGGAGAGAGCGGGGACAGCACCGGGGGGAGAGCCGGGACAGCACCGGGGGGAGCGGGGACAGCACCGGGGGGAGAGCGGGGACAGCACCGGGAGAGAGCGGGGACAGCACCGGGGGGAGCGGGGACAGCACCGGGAGAGAGCGGGGACAGCACCGGGGGGAGAGCGGGGACAGCACcgggcagaggggacagcaccGGGAGAGAACGGGGACAGCACCGGGGGGAGAGCGGGGACAGCACCGGGAGAGAGCGGGGACAGCACCGGGGGGAGCGGGGACAGCACCGGGAGAGAGCGGGGACAGCACCGGGGGGAGCGGGGACAGCACcgggcagaggggacagcaccGGGAGAGAGCCGGGACAGCACCGGGGGGAGCGGGGACAGCACCAAGGGGAGCGGGGACAGCACCGGGAGAGAGCGGGGACAACACCGGGAGTGGGACAGCACCGGGAGAGAGCCGGGACAGCACCGGGGGGAGCGGGGACAGCACCGggagagagctgggacagcaTCGGGCAGAAGGGACAGCACCGGGAGAGAACGGGGGCAGCACCGGGGGGAGCGGGGACAGCACCGGGGGGAGCCGGGACAGCACcgggcagaggggacagcaccGGGAGAGAGCCGGGACAGCACCGGGGGGAGCGGGGACAGCACCGGGAGAGAACGGGGACAGCACCGGGGGGAGCGGGGACAGCACCGGGCAGGGGGACAGCACCGGGAGAGAGCGGGGACAGCACCGGGGGGAGCGGGGACAGCACCGGGCAGGGGGACAGCACCGGGAGAGAACGGGGACAGCATCGGGGGGAGCGGGGACAGCACCGGGCAGGGACAAGCAGGAGCTCGGACAGCCGGAAAATGTCCTGGAACAGCTCCATGCGCCAGAGGGGATTtgcgccgggccgggctgggacGGGAGGCGGCCGGGCTGGGTCCCCATGGGCTGGTGTcgctcctgcagcacctggcaggGACCCctcgcctcctcctcctctccaggaggggcaggggcagccccccGGCTTTGGGGAGGGTCCCGTTCCCCTCCCGGACGCGTCACAGAGCGCAGCAGGAGCCGGCTGGGGTCGGCACGGTGCGGCTTTATTTCCATGGAGGGGGGCGAGGTTCCACCCCCCCCCCGGCCCCAAATCCCTTCTAGGAGCCCCCCCCGCTGCCCGGCACGGCCTTTGGCAGCCCCCGGCCACCTGCGGCTCCCCTGCTCGCCCTCGGCCGCTCGCAGAGCCCTGCGGAGCCAGGGAAGGGCCGGACGCCCCAGAGGGGGGGCCCGAGGAGCCTCTCCCGGGGGGTTTTGGGGACCCCTGACCcgtcctggtgtccccaggacTGCCCCTCGCTCCGCTGtcaccagctgggcagggacaggagggaggggacagggctggaggccAAGGGGGGGCGGCACAGGGGGGGTCTCCACCCTCCCCTCCCTTTCGGGGGGCTCGGGACTGGCCCAGAGGAGGAACAAAGCCAGCACTGGGGGCTGGTGCCGAGAAACCCCTGACGGACACAGCTCAGCTACAGGACACACAGACACGCACTGGACCACGGGGACACGCccggggggcacggggggggcagcaggggccGGGGGGGGTCAAAGCTCGGGGCTGGCaccgggcagagcccagcccaggggccCCGCGGGCCGGGGGCAGGTCCCGCCATGCCCCGTCCCGTCCCCTCCGCAGTGCCCGGGGGCACGAGGGGCAGCGGGGCCCCCCCATCCAGCGCCGCCCCCCCCCCAAGTCCCCCAGCGTCCCGCGGGCTGCCAAGAGAACCGAAAAGTGCTTAGAAAAGAGAGAAACCCCTAGAAAACCTCCCCGGGGCCCGAGCCCCCCGCTCGCCCCCCTGGCCGGAGCATCCCtgcggggcagccccgcggAGGGAgggggagccggggccgggggcggcagCCGGGGGTCGGCCCGGGCTCGCCCTCACACCAGGGCGTAGTCGAACTGGCCCCTCTCCAAGCCCTCCTTGTGGTCCGTCCAGGAGGAGGCGGGCATGCGGCTGTAGGGGTCCAGCAGGATGCGGAAGCAGCGCACCATCAGCATCACCAAGAACACCAGCAGGAAGATGACGAAGGCGAAGACAGTTTTCTGCTCGGCATCCATGCCCGCGGCGCCGGCGGGGTGCTCCACCAGGGACGGGGAGAGCAGTTCATAATCCATGGTGGATGCATCATTCATGGCAGAGGCCGGGCGCTCCAGGGCAGGGCGCGTTCGGGTGCCCCGCGGCCACCAACTTCGGCCTCCCGCTGTGCCTGGCACCTGGAAAAGCGCCTATTCCATGGCCAAGCCCTCGGGATCGGCTCCTGGGCCggcccagagctcctggagggaaaagcagagccgGTGAGGGAGCAGGGATTGGGTAGGAGCATGGAGAGGTGGTGAGGGAGGAGGAATTGGCCAAGGGGAAAGCAGAGATGGTGAGGGAGAAGGAATTGGGTGTGGGGGAAGCAGGGACGGTGAGGGAGGAGGAATTGGACGTGGAAAAACAGATGGTGAAGGAGAAGGAATGGGATGTGGGGGAAGCAGAgatggctggggaggaggaagcagccacGGGACACAGCAACAGGCCCGGGGAGGTTCTCAGGGAGTTCTGGATTTCCTGGCAAGCTCAGGAAGCCACTGGTGAGGGCACAAGGCACGGgggggcagctccaggccctcgtgcagaggctgctcctgtgACCATGGATCCCCAGCCATCCCTGGAGAGgcccaggctggtgctgaggGACCCTTTGGAAGCCCAAATCCCACCAAAAAGgagctgtggggacacaggggggcctggagctgccccaaGATGGACTCAGGGGGGCTGATTCCTGCTGGGGACTCgtgtccagctgctgcttcccccgGCGtttggagcagagggagctgatCCCGACGGAACAGGGGCAcccacctggctgcagctgcgtggggacaggagcagggccaggctgtgcccacacAGCCCCGTCACCAAGCTGGGGTCCGGCTGTCCTGGGCTTTGGGGGGCgagggagagggacagagagaacAGGGACAGGGTTAGAAGGGCTGTGGGCGCTGCAGGGAGcgcagcagcacatcctgggaCGCCTCTGGGATTCCCAGCGGTTCTCGGGCCAGCACTGGGGGAGCTCACACAGGAGAAATCCACACCAAAGTCCCTGGAATAGCCACAAAATGTCCCTGGAATATCCACACCAAAGTCCCTGGAATATCCGCACCAACCTCCCTGCAACATCCACACCAACATTCCTGGGAGAACATCCATGACAACCTCCCTGGGAAAACATCCACGTCATCCTCCCTGGGAGAACATTGACACCACCCCCTCAGGAGAACATCCACACCATCCCCCCTGCAACATCCACAAAGTCTCTGGAATACCCACACCAAAGTCTCTGGAATATCCACACCAATATCCCTGGAATATCCACCCTGCCCCATTGGAATATTCACACCAAAATCTCTGGAATATCCACACCATCCCCCTGGAATATCCAGACCAATATCCCTGGAATATCCAGACCAATATCCCTGGAATACCCACACCATCCCCCCTGGAATATCCACCCCAATTCAGGTTCCAGAAAATTTTGgctccagggaaaaaaaggccaaaatctctctgggagagctcaggagcatcccctgccctccctggcagcGGCATCCAATATCCAATACCCAATATCCAATACCCAATATCCAATATCCAATATCCAATACCCAATATCCAATACCCAATACCCAATATCCAATATCCAATATCCAATATCCACTATCCAATACCCAATATCCAATACCCAATATCCAATATCCAATATCCAATACCCAATACCCAATATCCAATATGCACTATCCAATATCCAATATCCAATACCCAATATCCAATATCCAATACCCAATATCCAATATCCAATACCCAATATCCAATATCCAATACCCAATACCCAATATCCAATATGCACTATCCAATACCCAATATCCAATACCCAATATCCAATATCCAATACCCAATATCCAATACCCAATATCCAATACCCAATATCCAATATGCACTATCCAATACCCAATATCCAATACCCAATATCCAATACCCAATACCCAATATCCAATATGCACTATCCAATACCCAATATCCAATACCCAATATCCAATATCCAATACCCAATATCCAATATCCAATACCCAATATCCAATACCCAATATCCAATACCCAATATCCAATACCCAATATCCAATACCCAATACCCAATATCCAATATGCACTATCCAATATCCAATATCCAATACCCAATATCCAATATCCAATATCCAATATCCAATATCCAATATCCAATATCCAATACCCAATATCCAATACCCAATATCCAGTATCCAATATCCAATACCCAATATCCAATACCCAATATCCAATATGGACTATCCAATATCCAATATTCAATATCCAATATCCGTGGGGAACGGGAAGGCAGAGCAAtcccaaggccaccactgaccctgtccccaagtgccacatccacaagGTTTTAAATCCCCCCAGGAATGGGGATTCCACCCCCTTTCCATGGAGGAATTCCTCCAATACCCTAAACCCAGCCCAAACCTCTCTTTACGCTTGCCATGGACATATCGGGTTAAAAGCTTCCCCTTGTGGAGCTCAGGACAGCAACAAATCCTGGATCTGGAGATGTCCCAAATCCAGGGAGGatcaggcacagccaggacaaagGAGAAACATTCCTGCTAATTTTTAACCCTggcattatttatttctatattattaagatataaatattaatatatttatttatagattATTAATTCAAACTATCTATTTCTATTGTTTATATATTAttcatattaaatattatttatccTGAAAATAAAGGATTTATTCCCTTTTGGGAAGTGTTGCCTTTTCACCCCTGGgggttcccagagcagctggggctggaagtgtccaagaccaggctggTGGTGGAATTGGGTGGAATTGGGTGGAATTGGAAGAGTTTGGGGCCCTTCCAGCCCAACCCATCCCACGGCTCTGGATTTCCTGGGGATTTGGAGCAGAGCCCCGTCCCTGTGCTCAGGCCCCTCCAAGGAGGCTGCTGTTATTTCAGGAGCAGTCGATGGAGTCGTATTAAGATTTTATTCCTGTTCCCTTAGTAACTCAAAAGACACGGGCGAGGAAATTGCTTAATAGGGACAGAGCTCACAAAGGAGCGGGATCACTGTCAACAATTCCAGGAGGCTGTGCCCGGGTTTTTCTGGGAACGAGGCACGAATTCGACGTTAATTTGGGAACGGCGAATGCCTAATGAGATGCTTATTGCGAACAAAGGAGGGAGTCAGCACggagccaggcaggatctgGGTGCGATCCAGGTGGGATGGAGGGCAGGATGCAGGTTTGGGCTGcaaggaccttaaagcccatccagagccagccctggcaccttcccctgccccaggctgctccgagcccccctgggcacctccagggatgggaattccatcccagcccctccccagcctcatcCTAACAAACTCCTCCATCATTCCGCCCTGAAtctccccctttttcccttGAAACCACTGCCCCACCCTCGTCTTGCTCGTAATTCAGCACTGGAAAATCTCCCTGGAGCGTTTTCCCCCACGATTTTTGGTGCCTGAACTCCTCAAAGGTGGGGAAAGGCTTCACTGGCAGGGCCTGGgggtccctccctccttcccttcacctCCACAGCAGCGGGTCCTGGTGTCCCAGCCGTGTCCCAGCcgtgtcccagccctgtcccagccgtgcccagcaggacagaggCGGCTCCGTGCCCCTCTGGCCAGCCTGGTGCTCCCCCCCGGAGCAGCTGGAATCCCTGCATTGCCTTTTTCAgtaaatgctgctgctgggacgGGGCCTGGCTGCCCCTCTGGAGCACATCcaggggctctgccagggaaaccTGAACTTCCAGAGGGATCCAACCCCGGAGCACGGAGCTGGCCCCATCCCCTGCGGGTTTGTGCCCCAACCAAAGCAGGGTGTGAGGCTCCTGGAGAGCCCAGGGCTGTTCCCTTGTTTTATGGGGCTGGGAAAATCCTGGTTTTTATCCCGATTTTATCCCTGTTTAGCTGTGTTATCCCTGGaacctgct from Motacilla alba alba isolate MOTALB_02 chromosome 28, Motacilla_alba_V1.0_pri, whole genome shotgun sequence includes the following:
- the CTXN1 gene encoding cortexin-1, coding for MNDASTMDYELLSPSLVEHPAGAAGMDAEQKTVFAFVIFLLVFLVMLMVRCFRILLDPYSRMPASSWTDHKEGLERGQFDYALV